The Chitinophagales bacterium genome has a segment encoding these proteins:
- a CDS encoding insulinase family protein: protein MTILPTIHPIKDIVFPTPNTFKLSNGVPVFVFGGLQNEIIKIHLQFDSGRWQEKTPLIADAVAALFKSGTANQTSYEINNSIDALGVSMSAHAGYNTFNINISCLCIYVEQALNLLVTCLNDIIFPEDEIDLFQKNALARLSVKLEKTDFVAQQSFNEDLYGNKHPYGYSTTATIIEAVNQAELLSYYQEQLHPKQLKIFIGGNVSDNTLQLLEQYLGNWQKNIPVTPQNTYTINSSTQLKHHIHKDSSVQSSVIIGKHLFNKQNDDYSKFVLLNTIFGGYFGSRLMNNIREDKGLTYGIYSMLQPYKFDGVWAIHTDTNKENIKLCIDEIYKELNRLTQEKISNEEIDMARNYLLGRYLKQTDGAFNSMGTYTSYTVEGVDIDKFSYFVNSIEATNAEELLSIAQKYLTLNNLYEVVVG from the coding sequence ATGACAATACTACCTACAATACATCCAATTAAAGATATTGTTTTTCCAACACCAAATACTTTTAAATTAAGCAATGGTGTTCCTGTTTTTGTTTTTGGTGGACTACAAAATGAAATCATTAAGATACACTTACAGTTTGATAGTGGTAGATGGCAAGAAAAAACACCTTTAATTGCTGATGCTGTTGCTGCTTTATTTAAAAGTGGAACAGCTAATCAAACATCTTATGAAATAAATAATAGTATAGATGCACTTGGTGTAAGCATGTCTGCTCATGCTGGATACAATACATTTAATATAAATATAAGTTGTTTATGTATTTATGTAGAACAAGCATTGAATCTCTTAGTTACTTGTTTGAATGATATTATTTTTCCTGAAGATGAAATTGACTTATTCCAAAAAAATGCTTTGGCAAGACTTTCTGTTAAGCTTGAAAAAACTGATTTTGTAGCGCAGCAATCGTTTAACGAAGATTTATATGGCAATAAACATCCTTATGGTTACAGTACAACTGCAACTATTATTGAAGCAGTAAATCAAGCAGAATTATTGTCGTATTATCAAGAGCAATTGCATCCTAAACAATTAAAAATTTTTATAGGCGGAAATGTTTCAGACAATACCTTACAATTGCTAGAACAATATTTAGGTAATTGGCAAAAAAATATTCCTGTTACTCCTCAAAATACTTATACTATAAATAGTAGTACGCAATTAAAACACCACATTCATAAAGACAGTAGTGTACAAAGTTCTGTAATTATTGGCAAACATTTGTTTAACAAACAAAATGATGATTATAGCAAATTTGTTTTGCTCAATACTATTTTTGGTGGCTATTTTGGTTCGAGATTGATGAATAATATTAGAGAAGACAAAGGATTAACTTATGGTATTTACTCGATGTTGCAACCTTACAAGTTTGATGGTGTTTGGGCAATTCACACAGACACTAATAAAGAGAACATTAAATTGTGTATTGATGAAATTTATAAAGAATTAAATCGTTTAACACAAGAGAAGATTAGCAATGAAGAAATAGATATGGCTAGAAATTATTTGTTAGGACGATATTTAAAACAAACCGATGGTGCTTTTAATAGTATGGGAACTTATACCAGCTATACTGTAGAAGGTGTTGACATTGATAAATTTTCTTACTTTGTTAACAGTATTGAAGCAACAAATGCAGAAGAGTTGTTGTCTATTGCACAGAAATATTTAACTTTAAACAACTTATATGAAGTGGTGGTTGGATAA
- a CDS encoding insulinase family protein, translated as MIQYTKQVLSNGLKVIHHHDTTTPFTMVNILYNVGAKHEDAHLTGFTHLFEHLMFGGTKSFPNFDHPIQQAGGSNNAFTNNDYTNYYDFLPKQNVEIGLCLEADRMHQLDINERSLSVQQKVVIEEFKENYLNQPYGNAWHLLRPMVYEKHSYSWPTIGKNIEQIENAKLSDVQQFYKDFYQPNNAILVVGGNIEATNAFDLAEKWFGNISLNNIRKVTIQHEAEQTEARTLTVHDAVPLNAIYLAFRMPKRKNKLYYVADIITDILSTGSASRLVQQLVKIEKAFVSIDAYISGSIDEGMFVIQGKVANDYDINKAYDLIWKEIEKLQAHIIESDELNKIKNKLLTHISFSDYSLMNRVISLAFSELIDDIDLVNKETEIYYNITPEDIQNYATQFLTKAKSNTLYYLKK; from the coding sequence ATGATTCAGTACACAAAACAAGTGCTTTCAAACGGACTTAAAGTTATTCATCATCATGATACGACTACACCTTTTACTATGGTCAATATTTTATATAATGTTGGTGCTAAACATGAAGATGCACACTTAACTGGTTTTACTCATTTGTTTGAACATTTAATGTTTGGTGGAACAAAATCTTTTCCAAATTTTGATCATCCAATACAACAAGCTGGAGGCAGTAATAATGCATTTACCAATAATGACTATACTAATTACTATGACTTTCTGCCTAAGCAAAATGTTGAAATTGGTTTGTGTTTAGAAGCTGACAGAATGCATCAGTTAGATATTAACGAACGCAGTTTATCTGTACAGCAAAAAGTAGTGATTGAAGAGTTTAAAGAAAATTATCTCAATCAACCGTATGGTAATGCTTGGCATTTGTTAAGACCAATGGTTTATGAAAAGCACAGTTATAGTTGGCCAACTATTGGTAAAAATATTGAACAAATTGAAAACGCAAAACTGAGCGATGTACAACAGTTTTATAAAGACTTTTATCAACCGAACAATGCTATTTTAGTTGTTGGTGGAAATATTGAAGCTACTAATGCGTTTGACTTAGCAGAAAAATGGTTTGGTAATATATCTTTAAATAATATAAGAAAGGTAACGATACAGCATGAAGCAGAACAAACCGAAGCTAGAACTCTAACAGTACACGATGCTGTTCCTTTAAATGCTATTTACTTGGCTTTTAGAATGCCTAAAAGAAAAAATAAGTTATACTATGTTGCAGATATTATTACAGATATTTTATCGACTGGAAGTGCTTCGAGATTGGTACAACAACTGGTAAAGATTGAAAAAGCATTTGTAAGCATTGATGCCTACATTAGTGGAAGTATTGATGAAGGTATGTTTGTTATTCAAGGAAAAGTAGCGAATGATTATGACATAAATAAAGCATACGATTTAATTTGGAAAGAAATAGAAAAGTTACAAGCACATATCATTGAATCTGATGAGTTAAATAAAATAAAAAATAAATTATTAACACATATAAGTTTTTCTGATTATAGTTTAATGAACAGAGTGATTAGTTTGGCTTTTTCTGAATTAATTGATGATATTGATTTGGTAAATAAAGAAACCGAAATCTATTATAACATTACACCAGAAGATATTCAAAACTATGCTACACAATTTTTAACCAAAGCCAAAAGCAATACGCTGTATTATTTAAAAAAATAA
- a CDS encoding CofH family radical SAM protein → MNLSTIYQKALNFENLTIEEGVFLYHHAATAELMEIGHQLRLIQKPDNIVTWQIDRNLNTTNVCVANCKFCNFYRKPGDVHAYITDIETYKRKIDETIKYGGDQLLLQGGHHPDLGLDFYVDLFKQLKILYPNIRLHALGPPEIAHICKLSNKSHHEVLSVLKAAGLDSLPGAGAEILNDRVRRLLAKGKCTGQEWLQIMEVAHQLHITTSATMMFGHIETIEERMQHLVWIRETQAKKPSSAKGFNAFIAWPFQDEGTLLKRMRNISNTVTGDEYIRMVAISRMMLPNIKNIQASWLTVGEQVAQMALYAGANDFGSIMIEENVVSVAGAPHRYTFKTIQNAIKKAGFQAQLRNQEYDFRELPTNIQEQVIDY, encoded by the coding sequence ATGAATTTATCAACGATATATCAAAAAGCATTAAACTTCGAAAATCTTACAATAGAAGAAGGTGTCTTTTTATATCATCATGCAGCAACAGCAGAATTAATGGAAATAGGTCATCAACTTCGATTAATTCAGAAACCAGACAATATTGTTACTTGGCAGATAGATAGAAACTTGAATACTACCAATGTTTGTGTTGCCAATTGTAAATTCTGTAATTTTTATAGAAAACCAGGTGATGTGCATGCTTACATCACAGATATTGAAACTTATAAAAGAAAAATAGACGAAACCATTAAATATGGCGGTGATCAATTATTATTACAAGGAGGTCATCATCCAGATTTAGGTTTAGATTTTTATGTCGATTTATTTAAACAACTTAAAATATTATATCCAAATATACGATTACATGCATTAGGTCCGCCAGAAATTGCACACATTTGTAAGCTCAGTAATAAATCACACCATGAAGTTTTAAGTGTATTAAAAGCTGCAGGATTAGATTCATTGCCAGGTGCTGGTGCAGAAATTTTAAACGACAGAGTACGAAGATTATTAGCCAAAGGCAAATGTACAGGACAAGAGTGGTTGCAAATAATGGAAGTAGCACATCAGTTACATATTACTACTTCTGCAACGATGATGTTTGGACATATAGAAACCATAGAAGAAAGAATGCAACACTTAGTTTGGATAAGAGAAACACAAGCTAAGAAACCTTCATCAGCAAAAGGATTCAATGCATTTATTGCTTGGCCATTTCAAGACGAAGGCACATTATTAAAAAGAATGCGTAATATTTCTAATACAGTAACAGGCGATGAATATATTAGAATGGTAGCAATAAGTAGAATGATGTTGCCAAACATAAAAAACATACAAGCATCGTGGTTAACAGTTGGAGAACAAGTAGCACAAATGGCATTATATGCAGGAGCTAACGACTTTGGTTCCATTATGATAGAAGAAAATGTAGTATCTGTTGCAGGTGCACCACATCGTTATACTTTTAAGACCATTCAAAATGCTATAAAAAAAGCAGGATTCCAAGCACAGCTAAGAAATCAAGAATACGATTTTAGAGAGCTACCAACTAATATACAAGAACAAGTGATTGATTATTAA
- a CDS encoding SusC/RagA family TonB-linked outer membrane protein, translating to MKKKLVFWLLGLILSVQVFAQTRTISGTVTDAATGEALIGVNVTGKGTDVGTVTDIDGNYTLELAKDITALVFSYVGFTTIEKPITSLVINAAMGEDAQLMDEVVITGMQIKREKRSTSFATQTISGDDLNKTSSNALSALQGKVAGVKINSTSGQIGSSTRIVIRGEKSLTGDNNALIVVDGVPINNSNQVSDNFVNDVKDYGNRGMDLNPEDIESTQILSGPAAVALYGTRGANGVILITTKSGKMKDDNFKVSIKSGMTFDKVYNVLERQNQYGEGYYPSGIVNGENFSWGPAFDGIIRPWTSPIQTENGVSQLIRPYSAIDNHLESFFNTGITLDNNVSIQGNNDKFTYYLSYGNLNNTGILPYSYYKRHNVTFNASADLSDKFSTSFGVKYVNIKQDSKVSGREFANPYMAAIQTPVNIPFHELRDYNSPYQDLAGYYGSYTPNPYFILANTFNENYVHNIIGNFELNYKPIEDLTLTARFGDNIIIQNIEEKQPKYDYTLDNFNPDNLGGERSSSIGSYNAYAYTKNDLSADLMATYNKNFAKDFNISLIGGLSYFEQSSKAVAGFTQGGLVVPNFYSLSNSSQTPLATNSLSKKRLLGLFANMNFGFKNMLFLEYSARNDWSSTLPLGNNNYFYQAGGVSFVPTELFKNKWVNYIKIRGNAGTSGKDAPTYRLASVYVSNPAFDDYSVTEYQTLFPVIAQDGSTISGYTAGNRIGNPDLKPELTFKWEVGADVSFFDDRVRTSYTYYQEKSKNLIVDVSLPGSSGYTVLTKNVGKVSNKGHELTVFATPIRNIKNVTWDLRLAFSKNNNLVEKVSDETSELTIGGSTVANTNAIEGKPFGVWKVKDYLYDSIGRIIVGSDGIPLTSASTVETDFTTQPKYLMGFGSTLSWKGLSIDVQFDMSKGGYFWSGTRELAEFNGTSVTTLQNNREPYLVPNSVVDNGDGTYSENTVAVVDPYQLFGSKSADINYIIDASYIKLREASISYSLPSKLFKNVPLSGVTFSVVGRNLKFWFAEDNLFADPEANSYGGAGNVQGYEVATTPPARSYGFNVKIDF from the coding sequence ATGAAGAAAAAATTAGTTTTTTGGCTACTTGGATTGATACTCTCGGTTCAAGTATTTGCACAAACAAGGACAATTAGTGGTACTGTTACAGACGCTGCAACAGGCGAGGCACTAATCGGAGTAAATGTTACAGGAAAAGGTACCGATGTAGGTACTGTAACTGACATTGACGGAAATTACACCTTAGAATTAGCTAAAGACATTACGGCTTTAGTTTTTTCTTATGTTGGCTTTACAACCATTGAGAAGCCAATTACATCTTTAGTTATAAATGCAGCTATGGGTGAAGACGCACAATTAATGGACGAAGTAGTTATTACAGGTATGCAAATCAAAAGAGAAAAAAGAAGTACCTCTTTTGCAACACAAACTATTTCAGGAGATGATTTAAATAAAACATCTAGTAATGCATTAAGTGCTTTACAAGGAAAGGTTGCTGGGGTTAAAATTAACTCCACCTCTGGACAAATAGGTTCGTCTACTCGTATAGTTATTAGAGGAGAGAAATCTTTAACTGGAGATAATAATGCATTAATTGTTGTCGATGGGGTACCAATCAATAACTCAAATCAGGTATCTGATAACTTTGTTAACGATGTGAAAGATTACGGTAATAGAGGTATGGATTTAAATCCAGAAGATATTGAGTCTACTCAAATTTTAAGTGGTCCAGCAGCTGTGGCCTTATATGGTACAAGAGGTGCAAATGGTGTTATCTTAATTACTACCAAATCTGGTAAAATGAAAGATGACAATTTTAAAGTATCTATCAAGAGTGGGATGACTTTTGATAAGGTTTATAATGTTTTAGAAAGACAAAATCAATATGGTGAAGGATATTACCCTAGTGGAATTGTAAATGGAGAGAACTTTTCTTGGGGACCTGCTTTTGATGGAATTATAAGACCATGGACATCTCCAATACAGACTGAAAATGGTGTTTCTCAATTAATAAGACCATATTCAGCAATAGATAATCATTTAGAATCATTTTTTAATACAGGAATTACTTTAGATAATAATGTTTCAATTCAAGGAAATAATGATAAATTTACTTATTATTTATCTTATGGGAATTTAAATAATACGGGAATATTACCATATTCATATTATAAAAGACATAATGTCACATTTAATGCAAGTGCAGATCTTTCTGATAAATTTTCAACAAGCTTTGGAGTTAAATATGTAAATATTAAGCAAGATTCTAAAGTAAGCGGTAGAGAGTTTGCAAATCCTTATATGGCAGCAATTCAAACTCCAGTGAATATCCCTTTTCATGAACTAAGAGACTACAATAGCCCTTATCAAGACCTTGCTGGTTACTATGGATCATATACGCCTAATCCATATTTTATATTAGCAAATACTTTCAATGAAAATTATGTTCATAACATAATTGGTAATTTTGAATTGAATTATAAGCCAATTGAGGATTTAACTTTAACTGCTCGTTTTGGGGATAATATTATTATTCAAAATATTGAGGAGAAACAACCAAAATATGATTATACTTTAGATAACTTTAATCCAGATAATTTAGGTGGAGAAAGAAGTAGCAGTATAGGATCCTATAATGCATATGCATATACTAAGAATGACTTATCTGCAGATTTAATGGCTACTTATAATAAAAACTTTGCTAAAGACTTTAATATATCATTAATTGGCGGTTTATCTTATTTTGAACAGTCTTCAAAAGCTGTTGCTGGATTTACTCAAGGAGGACTTGTTGTTCCTAACTTTTATAGTTTAAGTAACTCAAGTCAAACTCCTCTGGCTACAAATAGTTTAAGTAAAAAGAGACTATTAGGATTATTTGCTAATATGAATTTTGGATTTAAAAATATGCTATTTTTAGAGTACTCTGCTAGAAATGATTGGTCTTCTACTTTACCTCTTGGTAATAACAATTATTTCTACCAAGCAGGGGGCGTTTCTTTTGTTCCTACAGAGTTGTTTAAAAATAAATGGGTAAATTACATTAAAATTAGAGGAAATGCAGGAACTTCAGGAAAAGATGCTCCAACATATAGGTTAGCATCTGTTTATGTATCAAATCCAGCATTTGATGATTATTCAGTTACGGAATATCAAACGCTTTTTCCTGTAATTGCTCAAGATGGTTCAACAATTAGTGGTTATACTGCAGGTAATAGAATTGGAAATCCAGATTTAAAGCCAGAATTGACATTTAAATGGGAAGTTGGAGCTGATGTTTCTTTTTTTGATGATAGAGTAAGAACTTCATATACATACTATCAAGAAAAATCTAAAAATCTTATTGTTGATGTTTCACTGCCAGGATCCTCTGGGTATACGGTGTTAACTAAAAATGTAGGAAAGGTATCAAACAAAGGACACGAATTAACTGTATTTGCTACTCCGATAAGAAATATTAAGAATGTAACTTGGGATTTAAGACTTGCGTTTTCCAAAAATAATAATTTAGTTGAAAAAGTTTCTGATGAAACGAGTGAGCTTACAATTGGTGGTTCTACTGTAGCCAATACTAATGCTATAGAAGGAAAACCATTTGGTGTTTGGAAGGTTAAAGATTACTTGTATGATTCTATAGGTAGAATTATTGTTGGTTCAGATGGTATTCCTTTGACTAGTGCTTCTACAGTGGAAACTGATTTTACTACACAACCTAAGTATTTAATGGGTTTTGGCTCAACTTTATCTTGGAAAGGGTTATCTATTGATGTTCAATTTGATATGAGTAAAGGAGGTTATTTTTGGTCAGGTACAAGAGAATTGGCTGAATTTAATGGCACATCTGTTACAACATTGCAAAATAATAGAGAACCGTACTTAGTTCCTAATTCTGTAGTAGATAATGGAGATGGCACATATTCAGAAAATACTGTTGCTGTTGTGGATCCATATCAATTATTTGGTTCAAAGTCAGCCGATATTAATTATATAATAGATGCGTCCTATATTAAATTAAGAGAAGCCAGTATATCTTACTCTTTACCATCAAAATTATTTAAGAATGTTCCTTTGTCTGGGGTTACATTTTCAGTTGTGGGAAGAAATTTGAAATTTTGGTTCGCTGAAGATAATTTATTTGCAGATCCTGAGGCCAATTCATATGGTGGAGCAGGAAATGTTCAAGGATATGAAGTTGCAACAACACCTCCTGCGAGAAGTTATGGGTTTAATGTGAAAATTGATTTTTAA
- a CDS encoding SusD/RagB family nutrient-binding outer membrane lipoprotein, with the protein MSIFGVGCQKVLDINTDPNNPSSATPELLLPTAQVALGVAFGDEYHFVTSMWAQYWTSGTTISTTPLENFTMTGGEVNRSWRNTYSRSLLDLSQIIKSGNPYYSGISKVLMAFTYQRLVDIHGDIPFSEALKGAIEDGGILTPKFDSDKDVYDALIPILDDAITDLSSNDNSYAKPSSEDLVYGGDLDNWIIFANTLKLKILLRQSLVDNTKLAEALTLLQSGVSFIDQNNSASIYFNGSTLGNSNPTWLSYESRSATKMYMRASKTSINVLDSLSDPRIATIYDAGTSGYIGIPQGEANIPAPVGVLGQANNSFAQPSSDYIYSNDLPVWLISPWESKFIQAEILLRSAVSGDDVLFEEAVTASFDYFGLSSSASAYISSLDYTTNKIKTLAIQKWISMNGLQPTEGWIETRRFDIESTNNIIFRGVGGIFYDPSSTSLPSNVFPSKMLYGSSESSYNPNTPTTTVTAKVFWDN; encoded by the coding sequence TTGTCAATATTTGGAGTAGGATGTCAGAAAGTTTTAGATATTAATACAGATCCAAACAATCCAAGTTCAGCTACTCCTGAGTTACTTCTACCTACAGCACAAGTTGCATTAGGAGTTGCTTTTGGTGATGAATATCATTTTGTGACATCTATGTGGGCTCAATATTGGACTTCAGGTACAACTATTTCTACAACTCCATTAGAGAATTTTACTATGACTGGTGGAGAAGTTAATAGATCATGGAGAAATACATACTCTAGAAGTTTGCTAGATTTATCTCAAATAATTAAGTCGGGAAATCCTTACTATAGTGGTATATCAAAAGTATTAATGGCATTTACCTATCAAAGATTAGTTGATATTCACGGAGATATACCTTTTTCAGAAGCACTTAAAGGGGCAATTGAAGATGGTGGTATTTTAACTCCAAAATTTGATTCTGATAAAGATGTTTATGATGCACTTATTCCCATATTAGATGACGCTATAACTGATTTATCATCTAATGATAATAGCTATGCTAAACCTAGTAGTGAAGATTTGGTATATGGAGGTGATTTAGATAATTGGATTATATTTGCTAATACACTTAAATTGAAAATACTTTTAAGACAGTCACTAGTAGATAATACTAAATTGGCTGAAGCATTGACATTGCTACAGTCAGGAGTTTCGTTTATAGACCAAAACAATTCAGCTTCAATATATTTTAATGGTTCAACATTAGGTAATTCAAATCCAACATGGCTGAGTTATGAGTCTAGATCTGCAACAAAAATGTATATGAGAGCGAGCAAAACAAGTATAAATGTTCTTGATTCTTTATCAGATCCTCGGATAGCAACAATATATGATGCTGGTACTAGTGGATATATTGGAATTCCGCAAGGTGAAGCGAATATTCCTGCTCCAGTAGGTGTATTAGGACAAGCAAATAATTCATTTGCACAACCTAGCAGTGATTATATTTATTCCAATGACCTGCCAGTTTGGCTAATTAGTCCATGGGAAAGTAAGTTTATTCAAGCTGAAATCTTATTAAGAAGTGCAGTGAGTGGGGATGATGTTTTATTTGAAGAGGCAGTTACAGCTTCATTTGATTATTTTGGTCTTTCATCATCAGCAAGTGCATATATCAGTAGTTTAGATTATACTACTAACAAAATTAAGACACTTGCAATTCAAAAATGGATTTCTATGAATGGTTTGCAGCCTACTGAAGGTTGGATTGAGACTAGAAGGTTTGATATCGAATCTACTAATAATATAATTTTTAGAGGTGTTGGAGGAATATTTTATGATCCATCTTCAACTTCACTTCCATCTAATGTTTTTCCTTCAAAAATGTTGTATGGTTCAAGCGAGTCATCATATAATCCAAATACTCCAACTACTACTGTTACAGCTAAAGTTTTTTGGGATAATTAA
- a CDS encoding DUF5011 domain-containing protein, which produces MRNKLKFLSFFIIASIFFTVGCKKDYIDSKETFLPELTINGDAFIIQTVGEIYVDAGAVATAAGQEIDYTTTGTVDYNVPDIYTLDYEAFNEDGFSVTTSRQVLVVDTLAADEDYSGSYQRGSNTPVTIWTKDGDNPYLYHCNNPGGVPNNAPFNVNFDVYCVEPGIVIVPLQQSGVLAPFYCTDADDPSSTRILFNSSATVGQVAYEWYVNGANFSYLVRTFKKL; this is translated from the coding sequence ATGAGAAATAAGTTAAAATTTTTATCGTTCTTTATAATCGCTTCTATTTTTTTTACAGTTGGCTGTAAGAAAGATTATATAGATTCTAAAGAAACATTTCTTCCAGAGTTAACAATAAATGGAGATGCTTTCATTATTCAAACAGTAGGAGAAATATATGTAGATGCAGGAGCGGTAGCAACTGCGGCAGGTCAAGAAATTGACTATACCACTACTGGAACTGTAGATTATAATGTTCCAGATATTTATACACTTGATTATGAGGCGTTTAATGAGGATGGGTTTTCTGTTACAACAAGTAGACAAGTTCTAGTTGTTGATACATTGGCAGCTGATGAAGATTACTCTGGAAGTTACCAAAGAGGATCTAATACTCCAGTAACTATTTGGACTAAAGACGGTGATAATCCATATTTATATCATTGTAATAATCCTGGAGGAGTACCTAATAATGCACCTTTTAATGTTAATTTTGATGTATATTGTGTAGAACCAGGGATCGTAATAGTGCCTCTGCAACAGTCAGGAGTATTAGCTCCTTTTTATTGTACAGATGCTGATGACCCATCTAGTACAAGAATATTGTTTAATTCTTCCGCTACAGTAGGTCAAGTTGCATATGAGTGGTATGTTAATGGAGCTAATTTTTCTTATTTAGTTAGAACATTTAAAAAATTATAA